Proteins encoded in a region of the Vicia villosa cultivar HV-30 ecotype Madison, WI linkage group LG5, Vvil1.0, whole genome shotgun sequence genome:
- the LOC131606146 gene encoding MAPK kinase substrate protein At1g80180-like translates to MASLPRSQVSFRRSGSSGLVWDDTFLSGELNKLNTEQQQYKNTTTIEDDNNNNNLKEHHTGYRTVKVSPSTNDPPSPKISACGFCNPFAKKSQPMKPGTRRSR, encoded by the coding sequence ATGGCTAGTCTTCCAAGATCTCAAGTATCGTTCAGAAGATCAGGTTCTTCTGGTCTTGTTTGGGATGATACATTCTTATCAGGAGAATTAAACAAACTCAATAcagaacaacaacaatataagaATACTACTACTATTGAAGacgacaataataataataatctcaaAGAGCATCACACTGGATACCGTACAGTAAAAGTCTCCCCTTCGACGAACGATCCACCGTCTCCGAAAATCTCTGCGTGCGGGTTCTGTAATCCTTTTGCGAAAAAGAGTCAACCGATGAAGCCCGGTACGCGCCGATCGAGGTAG